Proteins found in one Falsirhodobacter algicola genomic segment:
- a CDS encoding alpha-glucosidase, producing the protein MTEATRNANWWKGAVIYQIYPRSFQDTTGNGVGDLKGITQRLDHVAALGADAVWISPFVKSPMLDFGYDVSDYLAVDPLFGTLDDFRALLDRAHALGLRVIMDQVLSHTADQHPWFLESRESRDNPKADWYVWADARPDGNVPNNWLSVFGGSSWQWEPRRGQYFLHNFLRQMPDLNYHNPEVQQAVLDTCRFWLDMGVDGFRLDVCTFYAHDLELRDNPPNPNIPEGEAFRFNPYSQQQHVYDIARPETVAFLEKLRALCDGYGDRALLGELNESDAVRIHREYTAVKRLQLAYGYWLTGAHHISPRMLRDVARDLGHDDDSGWPCWAMDNHDFSRAITRLGAEDRPEEVTVILAALSCLRGAMCLYQGSELGLPQAEIPHDRIIDPYGKEFWPAYKGRDGARTPMPWQEGAPHSGFSEVDPWLPVVSEHAELAVSKQEALPGSTLNRMRQFLTWRQDKAVLREGGMEFIETTENVLSFRRMLGDCVITCAFNFGGQEEVVHLPEAEVGPAMEGHGFGGVRRGDDVRLPAYGAAFFERGS; encoded by the coding sequence ATGACCGAGGCCACCCGCAATGCGAACTGGTGGAAGGGCGCTGTCATCTACCAGATCTATCCGCGAAGCTTTCAGGACACGACCGGCAACGGCGTGGGTGATCTGAAGGGGATCACGCAACGTCTGGACCATGTGGCGGCGCTGGGCGCCGACGCGGTCTGGATTTCGCCCTTCGTGAAATCGCCGATGCTCGATTTCGGCTATGACGTGTCCGATTATCTCGCGGTCGATCCGCTGTTCGGCACGCTGGACGATTTCCGCGCGCTGCTGGACCGGGCGCATGCGCTGGGCCTGCGGGTGATCATGGATCAGGTGCTCTCGCACACCGCCGATCAGCATCCGTGGTTCCTCGAAAGCCGCGAAAGCCGCGACAATCCCAAGGCCGATTGGTACGTCTGGGCCGATGCGCGGCCCGACGGCAACGTGCCGAACAACTGGCTGTCGGTCTTCGGCGGATCGTCTTGGCAGTGGGAGCCGCGGCGCGGGCAGTATTTCCTGCACAACTTCCTGCGGCAGATGCCCGATCTGAACTATCACAACCCCGAAGTGCAGCAGGCCGTTCTGGACACCTGCCGCTTCTGGCTGGACATGGGGGTGGACGGCTTCCGGCTGGATGTCTGCACCTTCTATGCCCACGATCTCGAACTGCGGGACAATCCCCCGAACCCGAACATCCCCGAAGGGGAGGCATTCCGCTTCAACCCCTATTCCCAGCAGCAGCACGTCTATGACATCGCGCGCCCCGAGACGGTGGCCTTCCTCGAAAAGCTGCGCGCCCTTTGCGACGGTTATGGCGACCGCGCCCTGTTGGGCGAGCTGAACGAAAGCGATGCCGTCCGCATCCACCGCGAATACACCGCCGTGAAGCGTCTGCAACTGGCCTATGGCTATTGGCTGACGGGGGCGCATCACATCTCGCCGCGGATGCTGCGCGATGTGGCGCGGGATTTGGGGCATGACGACGACAGCGGCTGGCCGTGCTGGGCGATGGACAATCACGACTTCTCGCGCGCGATCACGCGGCTCGGGGCCGAGGATCGCCCCGAAGAGGTGACCGTGATCCTTGCCGCACTTTCGTGTCTGCGCGGGGCCATGTGCCTGTATCAGGGCAGCGAGTTGGGCCTGCCGCAGGCCGAGATCCCGCATGATCGCATTATCGACCCCTACGGCAAGGAGTTCTGGCCCGCCTACAAGGGACGCGATGGCGCGCGCACGCCAATGCCGTGGCAGGAGGGCGCCCCCCATTCCGGTTTCTCGGAGGTGGATCCATGGCTTCCCGTCGTGTCCGAACACGCGGAGCTGGCGGTGAGCAAGCAGGAGGCGCTTCCCGGCTCTACCCTGAACCGGATGCGCCAGTTCCTCACATGGCGGCAGGACAAGGCCGTTCTGCGCGAAGGTGGGATGGAGTTCATCGAGACGACAGAGAATGTCCTCTCCTTCCGGCGGATGCTGGGCGATTGCGTGATCACCTGCGCCTTCAATTTCGGCGGTCAGGAAGAGGTGGTGCATCTGCCCGAGGCCGAGGTCGGCCCCGCGATGGAGGGGCATGGCTTCGGCGGTGTGCGCCGCGGCGACGACGTGCGCCTGCCGGCCTATGGCGCGGCCTTCTTCGAACGCGGAAGCTGA
- a CDS encoding glucose dehydrogenase: protein MSETTYHDSTWVRAGRPRRGAWRAAAIVLALVLGVFGAALLAGGVWLIVLGGSWYYAIAGFGLLVTACLLAMQNRAALPVYVLVWIGTLIWAFYEVGTDWWAQVPRLVAPTVVLILILLVLPGLGRSRTR from the coding sequence ATGTCCGAAACAACCTACCACGATTCAACATGGGTGCGGGCGGGACGCCCGCGCAGGGGGGCGTGGCGCGCGGCGGCGATCGTGCTGGCCCTCGTCCTTGGTGTGTTCGGCGCCGCGCTTCTGGCGGGGGGCGTCTGGCTGATCGTTCTGGGCGGAAGCTGGTACTATGCGATCGCAGGCTTCGGCCTTCTCGTCACCGCCTGCCTGCTGGCCATGCAGAACCGCGCGGCGCTTCCTGTCTATGTGCTCGTCTGGATCGGCACGCTGATCTGGGCCTTCTACGAGGTCGGGACCGACTGGTGGGCGCAGGTGCCGCGGCTCGTCGCGCCGACGGTGGTTCTGATCCTCATCCTTCTCGTGCTGCCGGGCCTCGGCCGCAGCCGCACACGCTGA